The following are encoded together in the Platichthys flesus chromosome 9, fPlaFle2.1, whole genome shotgun sequence genome:
- the edem3 gene encoding ER degradation-enhancing alpha-mannosidase-like protein 3 isoform X1, with translation MAPVLFLLMLSGALCSLGQAMSREEKLRLRNQVVEMFDHAYQNYMDHAYPADELMPLTCRGRVRGLEPSRGDVDDALGKFSLTLIDTLDTLVLLNKTIEFEVAVRRVLKDVRLDNDIVVSVFETNIRVLGGLLGGHSMAVMLKEGGQHMQWYQDELLHMAKDIGLRLLPAFNTTSGLPYPRVNLKFGVSGPLSRTGTETDTCTACAGTMILEFAALSRFTGDPVFEAHARRAMDFLWEKRQRNSNLVGTTINIHSGEWVRRDSGVGAGIDSYYEYLLKAYILLGDDSFLQRFNIHYASIMKYISQPPLLLDVHIHKPLLPARTWMDSLLAFFPGLQVLKGDIRPAIETHEMLYQVTKKHNFLPEAFTTDFRVHWAQHPLRPEFAESTYFLYKATGDPYYLEAGRTILDNLNRFARVPCGFAAMKDVRTGSHEDRMDSFFLAEMFKYLFLLFAEVEDIPFDVEDYIFTTEAHLLPLSLSAAPHSYSTSSNRTSQEELDDTNFDWTCPNTRLLFPDPAYPRNLREPIRTAVDKSCPRPAPYREPGMGRPPLRAQDFMANNPEHLELLRRMGVSLIHLKDGRVQLVQHATQAVSAVAAEDGVRFMQEMMELSSQQQKEQLPPRAIQIVSHPFLGRVVLTAGPAQFGTDLSKSSTGVRGFVTVAEPYSGCTEITNAEYVQGHIAILQRGQCMFAEKARHIQKAGAIGGIVVDDNEGSSSDTAPLFQMAGDGRNTEDVTMPLLFLFHKEGNILLEALKEYREVEVLLSDKARDRAAIFKSKPGPGSVVEGSADVQEAVEDCLTEATTPTSFESTTQTQTSTVELDESVSQEEVSPSQETSDAEEVIPPEAEVSPTEAAADPPQPKEERDSDKRDEAEGHTDSSSQSVDELLADWREDLEAFQQMEKDEL, from the exons ATGGCGCCTGTTCTGTTCCTCCTGATGCTGAGTGGAGCGTTGTGCAGCCTCGGACAGGCCATGTCCCGAGAGGAGAAGCTCAGGCTGAG GAATCAAGTGGTTGAGATGTTTGACCATGCATATCAGAATTACATG GACCACGCCTACCCAGCAGATGAGCTGATGCCTCTGACGTGTAGAGGAAGAGTACGAGGGCTTGAGCCCAGTCGAGGTGACGTAGACGACGCTCTGGGAAA GTTCTCTCTGACCCTCATAGATACTCTGGATACTCTGGTG CTTCTAAATAAGACGATCGAGTTCGAGGTTGCAGTGAGGAGAGTCTTAAAAGATGTGAGGCTGGATAACGACATAGTGGTGTCGGTTTTTGAAACCAACATTCGAGTCCTCGG TGGTCTATTAGGAGGACACTCCATGGCTGTGATGCTGAAGGAGGGCGGTCAGCACATGCAGTGGTACCAGGATGAGCTCTTACATATGGCCAAAGACATTGGTCTCCGGCTGCTGCCGGCGTTCAACACCACCAGTGGCCTGCCTTACCCCCGG GTAAACTTGAAATTTGGTGTCAGTGGTCCTTTGTCGAGAACGGGCACAGAAACGGACACTTGCACCGCGTGTGCAGGAACCATGATCCTGGAGTTTGCTGCCTTAAGTCGCTTCACTGGGGATCCTGTCTTTGAG GCCCATGCCAGGAGAGCTATGGACTTTCTGtgggagaagagacagaggaacagcAATCTGGTGGGAACCACCATCAACATCCATTCTGGAGAGTGGGTCCGAagag ACAGTGGAGTCGGAGCAGGAATTGACTCATACTATGAATACCTACTGAAGGCCTACATCCTCCTGGGAGATGACAGTTTTCTGCAGCGGTTCAATATC CACTATGCATCCATAATGAAGTACATCAGccagcctcctctgctgctggacgTCCATATTCACAAACCTCTGCTTCCCGCTCGCACCTGGATGGACTCTCTGCTCGCCTTCTTCCCTGGACTGCAG GTGTTGAAAGGAGACATCCGTCCTGCTATCGAGACCCACGAGATGTTGTACCAAGTTACCAAGAAGCACAACTTCCTCCCAGAG gCCTTCACTACTGATTTCAGGGTACACTGGGCCCAACATCCCCTGAGGCCTGAGTTTGCAGAGAGCACCTATTTTCTTTACAAG GCCACAGGAGACCCCTACTACCTGGAGGCCGGTCGCACCATCCTGGACAACCTCAATCGCTTCGCCCGTGTTCCCTGCGGCTTCGCTGCCATGAAGGACGTGCGCACTGGAAGCCACGAGGACCG AATGGACTCGTTCTTCCTCGCTGAGATGTTCAAGTACCTGTTCCTCCTGTTTGCTGAAGTGGAGGACATACCCTTTGACGTGGAGGACTACATCTTTACAACTGAGGCCCACctgcttcctctgtctctctctgccgcCCCTCACTCTTACTCTACCTCCTCAAACAGAACG TcacaggaggagctggatgatACTAACTTTGATTGGACTTGCCCGAACACCCGCCTCTTGTTTCCTGACCCCGCCTACCCTCGTAACCTGAGAGAACCAATCCGTACTGCTGTGGACAAGAGCTGCCCCCGTCCTGCTCCTTACCG GGAGCCTGGTATGGGTCGTCCTCCCTTGAGGGCTCAGGACTTCATGGCAAACAACCCTGAACACCTGGAGTTGCTGAGGCGGATGGGCGTCAGTCTCATCCACCTGAAAGATGGCAGGGTTCAACTGGTCCAACACGCTACACAG GCAGTGAGCGCAGTAGCGGCAGAGGACGGCGTGCGCTTCATGCAGGAAATGATGGAGCTGTCCAGCCAGCAGCAGAAAGAGCAGCTGCCTCCCAGAGCCATTCAGATCGTCTCACATCCGTTCCTTGGCAGGGTCGTGCTGACCGCCGGCCCAGCGCAGTTTGGCACAGACCTGTCCAAAAGTTCCACAGGG GTGCGAGGCTTTGTGACTGTGGCTGAACCCTACAGCGGCTGCACCGAGATCACAAACGCTGAGTACGTCCAGGGCCACATCGCTATCCTCCAGAGGGGTCAGTGCATGTTTGCAGAGAAGGCCCGACACATCCAGAAGGCCGGCGCCATCGGAGGCATAGTCGTCG ACGACAACgagggcagcagcagtgacacgGCTCCCCTGTTTCAGATGGCCGGGGACGGCCGCAATACAGAGGACGTCACGatgcctctcctcttcctcttccacaaGGAGGGCAACATCCTGTTGGAGGCGCTGAAGGAGTACCGGGAGGTGGAAGTGCTGCTGAGCGACAAAGCCAGAGACCGAG CAGCCATATTTAAAAGTAAACCTGGTCCTGGCAGTGTTGTTGAGGGCA GTGCGGATGTGCAAGAAGCGGTGGAGGACTGCTTAACTGAGGCAACAACGCCCACCTCATTTGAATCCACCACCCAAACACAAACGAGCACGGTGGAGCTGGACGAATCTGTTTCACAGGAGGAGGTTTCTCCATCACAAGAAACAAGTGACGCAGAGGAAGTTATCCCACCGGAAGCCGAAGTTAGTCCCACCGAGGCGGCGGCTGATCCGCCTCAGcccaaagaggagagagactcTGACAAGAGAGACGAGGCTGAAGGCCACACAGACTCGAGCAGCCAGTCGGTGGACGAACTGCTGGCTGATTGGCGGGAAGACTTGGAGGCTTTCCAGCAGATGGAGAAGGATGAGCTCTGA
- the edem3 gene encoding ER degradation-enhancing alpha-mannosidase-like protein 3 isoform X2: protein MAPVLFLLMLSGALCSLGQAMSREEKLRLRNQVVEMFDHAYQNYMDHAYPADELMPLTCRGRVRGLEPSRGDVDDALGKFSLTLIDTLDTLVLLNKTIEFEVAVRRVLKDVRLDNDIVVSVFETNIRVLGGLLGGHSMAVMLKEGGQHMQWYQDELLHMAKDIGLRLLPAFNTTSGLPYPRVNLKFGVSGPLSRTGTETDTCTACAGTMILEFAALSRFTGDPVFEAHARRAMDFLWEKRQRNSNLVGTTINIHSGEWVRRDSGVGAGIDSYYEYLLKAYILLGDDSFLQRFNIHYASIMKYISQPPLLLDVHIHKPLLPARTWMDSLLAFFPGLQVLKGDIRPAIETHEMLYQVTKKHNFLPEAFTTDFRVHWAQHPLRPEFAESTYFLYKATGDPYYLEAGRTILDNLNRFARVPCGFAAMKDVRTGSHEDRMDSFFLAEMFKYLFLLFAEVEDIPFDVEDYIFTTEAHLLPLSLSAAPHSYSTSSNRTSQEELDDTNFDWTCPNTRLLFPDPAYPRNLREPIRTAVDKSCPRPAPYREPGMGRPPLRAQDFMANNPEHLELLRRMGVSLIHLKDGRVQLVQHATQAVSAVAAEDGVRFMQEMMELSSQQQKEQLPPRAIQIVSHPFLGRVVLTAGPAQFGTDLSKSSTGVRGFVTVAEPYSGCTEITNAEYVQGHIAILQRGQCMFAEKARHIQKAGAIGGIVVDDNEGSSSDTAPLFQMAGDGRNTEDVTMPLLFLFHKEGNILLEALKEYREVEVLLSDKARDRGADVQEAVEDCLTEATTPTSFESTTQTQTSTVELDESVSQEEVSPSQETSDAEEVIPPEAEVSPTEAAADPPQPKEERDSDKRDEAEGHTDSSSQSVDELLADWREDLEAFQQMEKDEL, encoded by the exons ATGGCGCCTGTTCTGTTCCTCCTGATGCTGAGTGGAGCGTTGTGCAGCCTCGGACAGGCCATGTCCCGAGAGGAGAAGCTCAGGCTGAG GAATCAAGTGGTTGAGATGTTTGACCATGCATATCAGAATTACATG GACCACGCCTACCCAGCAGATGAGCTGATGCCTCTGACGTGTAGAGGAAGAGTACGAGGGCTTGAGCCCAGTCGAGGTGACGTAGACGACGCTCTGGGAAA GTTCTCTCTGACCCTCATAGATACTCTGGATACTCTGGTG CTTCTAAATAAGACGATCGAGTTCGAGGTTGCAGTGAGGAGAGTCTTAAAAGATGTGAGGCTGGATAACGACATAGTGGTGTCGGTTTTTGAAACCAACATTCGAGTCCTCGG TGGTCTATTAGGAGGACACTCCATGGCTGTGATGCTGAAGGAGGGCGGTCAGCACATGCAGTGGTACCAGGATGAGCTCTTACATATGGCCAAAGACATTGGTCTCCGGCTGCTGCCGGCGTTCAACACCACCAGTGGCCTGCCTTACCCCCGG GTAAACTTGAAATTTGGTGTCAGTGGTCCTTTGTCGAGAACGGGCACAGAAACGGACACTTGCACCGCGTGTGCAGGAACCATGATCCTGGAGTTTGCTGCCTTAAGTCGCTTCACTGGGGATCCTGTCTTTGAG GCCCATGCCAGGAGAGCTATGGACTTTCTGtgggagaagagacagaggaacagcAATCTGGTGGGAACCACCATCAACATCCATTCTGGAGAGTGGGTCCGAagag ACAGTGGAGTCGGAGCAGGAATTGACTCATACTATGAATACCTACTGAAGGCCTACATCCTCCTGGGAGATGACAGTTTTCTGCAGCGGTTCAATATC CACTATGCATCCATAATGAAGTACATCAGccagcctcctctgctgctggacgTCCATATTCACAAACCTCTGCTTCCCGCTCGCACCTGGATGGACTCTCTGCTCGCCTTCTTCCCTGGACTGCAG GTGTTGAAAGGAGACATCCGTCCTGCTATCGAGACCCACGAGATGTTGTACCAAGTTACCAAGAAGCACAACTTCCTCCCAGAG gCCTTCACTACTGATTTCAGGGTACACTGGGCCCAACATCCCCTGAGGCCTGAGTTTGCAGAGAGCACCTATTTTCTTTACAAG GCCACAGGAGACCCCTACTACCTGGAGGCCGGTCGCACCATCCTGGACAACCTCAATCGCTTCGCCCGTGTTCCCTGCGGCTTCGCTGCCATGAAGGACGTGCGCACTGGAAGCCACGAGGACCG AATGGACTCGTTCTTCCTCGCTGAGATGTTCAAGTACCTGTTCCTCCTGTTTGCTGAAGTGGAGGACATACCCTTTGACGTGGAGGACTACATCTTTACAACTGAGGCCCACctgcttcctctgtctctctctgccgcCCCTCACTCTTACTCTACCTCCTCAAACAGAACG TcacaggaggagctggatgatACTAACTTTGATTGGACTTGCCCGAACACCCGCCTCTTGTTTCCTGACCCCGCCTACCCTCGTAACCTGAGAGAACCAATCCGTACTGCTGTGGACAAGAGCTGCCCCCGTCCTGCTCCTTACCG GGAGCCTGGTATGGGTCGTCCTCCCTTGAGGGCTCAGGACTTCATGGCAAACAACCCTGAACACCTGGAGTTGCTGAGGCGGATGGGCGTCAGTCTCATCCACCTGAAAGATGGCAGGGTTCAACTGGTCCAACACGCTACACAG GCAGTGAGCGCAGTAGCGGCAGAGGACGGCGTGCGCTTCATGCAGGAAATGATGGAGCTGTCCAGCCAGCAGCAGAAAGAGCAGCTGCCTCCCAGAGCCATTCAGATCGTCTCACATCCGTTCCTTGGCAGGGTCGTGCTGACCGCCGGCCCAGCGCAGTTTGGCACAGACCTGTCCAAAAGTTCCACAGGG GTGCGAGGCTTTGTGACTGTGGCTGAACCCTACAGCGGCTGCACCGAGATCACAAACGCTGAGTACGTCCAGGGCCACATCGCTATCCTCCAGAGGGGTCAGTGCATGTTTGCAGAGAAGGCCCGACACATCCAGAAGGCCGGCGCCATCGGAGGCATAGTCGTCG ACGACAACgagggcagcagcagtgacacgGCTCCCCTGTTTCAGATGGCCGGGGACGGCCGCAATACAGAGGACGTCACGatgcctctcctcttcctcttccacaaGGAGGGCAACATCCTGTTGGAGGCGCTGAAGGAGTACCGGGAGGTGGAAGTGCTGCTGAGCGACAAAGCCAGAGACCGAG GTGCGGATGTGCAAGAAGCGGTGGAGGACTGCTTAACTGAGGCAACAACGCCCACCTCATTTGAATCCACCACCCAAACACAAACGAGCACGGTGGAGCTGGACGAATCTGTTTCACAGGAGGAGGTTTCTCCATCACAAGAAACAAGTGACGCAGAGGAAGTTATCCCACCGGAAGCCGAAGTTAGTCCCACCGAGGCGGCGGCTGATCCGCCTCAGcccaaagaggagagagactcTGACAAGAGAGACGAGGCTGAAGGCCACACAGACTCGAGCAGCCAGTCGGTGGACGAACTGCTGGCTGATTGGCGGGAAGACTTGGAGGCTTTCCAGCAGATGGAGAAGGATGAGCTCTGA
- the npl gene encoding N-acetylneuraminate lyase isoform X1: MAPVAHKKLTGLVAATFTPFTPEGEVNISEIGPYIDYLKEKQGVNNLFVNGTTGESMSLTVTERKILAEEWCLKAKGKVDQLIVHVGCMSLKDTQELTRHAADIRADGIAIISPSFFKPRSADVLRKFLHEVTSVAPTMPVYYYHIPSVTGVDVLGRDVLEGIEELIPSFSGVKFSGSDLMDFGQCVSYSKPHWSCLYGVDEQLLAALAMGAHGAVGSTYNYMGSHFKELMAAFEQGDLVQARTIQFKMQELISYAKKLGFDLGVNKQLMIELSGLSLGPPRLPVMPCPPSLALSIVQKYHNLFPK; encoded by the exons ATGGCTCCAGTCGCGCACAAAAAGCTGACAGGACTTGTTGCAGCTACATTCACTCCGTTCACCCCCGAAGG TGAAGTCAACATATCAGAGATTGGACCTTATATTGACTACTTGAAAGAGAAGCAAGGTGTAAATAACTTGTTTG TCAATGGCACTACCGGAGAGAGCATGTCTCTCACTGTTACAGAGAGGAAGATCCTGGCTGAGGAGTGGTGTCTAAAAGCCAAGGGCAA AgttgatcagctgattgtgCATGTCGGCTGCATGAGTCTAAAAGATACCCAAGAACTG ACTCGTCATGCTGCAGATATCAGGGCTGATGGGATAGCAATCATTTCCCCCTCTTTCTTCAAACCAAGAAGTGCAG ATGTGCTGAGGAAGTTTCTCCATGAAGTCACTTCAGTTGCTCCAACCATGCCTGTCTATTACTATCATATTCCATCTGTCACCGGTGTTGATG TGCTGGGGAGGGATGTGTTGGAAGGTATCGAGGAACTCATTCCCTCCTTCAGTGGAGTCAAGTTCTCTGGCAGTGACCTGATGGACTTTGGCCAGTGTGTCAGCTACAGTAAGCCCCACTGGTCATGCCTCTACGGTGTGGACGAG CAACTGCTTGCAGCCCTGGCTATGGGAGCACACGGAGCGGTTGGCAG CACGTATAACTACATGGGAAGCCATTTCAAAGAGCTCATGGCAGCGTTTGAGCAAGGCGACCTTGTCCAAGCCAGAACAATACAG TTCAAGATGCAAGAGCTTATCAGTTACGCCAAGAAACTTG GTTTCGACCTGGGAGTGAACAAGCAGCTGATGATCGAGTTGTCAGGCCTGTCTCTGGGGCCTCCTCGACTCCCCGTGATGCCTTGTCCTCCGAGTCTAGCCCTGTCCATTGTGCAGAAATATCACAATCTTTTCCCTAAATAA
- the npl gene encoding N-acetylneuraminate lyase isoform X2, producing the protein MSLTVTERKILAEEWCLKAKGKVDQLIVHVGCMSLKDTQELTRHAADIRADGIAIISPSFFKPRSADVLRKFLHEVTSVAPTMPVYYYHIPSVTGVDVLGRDVLEGIEELIPSFSGVKFSGSDLMDFGQCVSYSKPHWSCLYGVDEQLLAALAMGAHGAVGSTYNYMGSHFKELMAAFEQGDLVQARTIQFKMQELISYAKKLGFDLGVNKQLMIELSGLSLGPPRLPVMPCPPSLALSIVQKYHNLFPK; encoded by the exons ATGTCTCTCACTGTTACAGAGAGGAAGATCCTGGCTGAGGAGTGGTGTCTAAAAGCCAAGGGCAA AgttgatcagctgattgtgCATGTCGGCTGCATGAGTCTAAAAGATACCCAAGAACTG ACTCGTCATGCTGCAGATATCAGGGCTGATGGGATAGCAATCATTTCCCCCTCTTTCTTCAAACCAAGAAGTGCAG ATGTGCTGAGGAAGTTTCTCCATGAAGTCACTTCAGTTGCTCCAACCATGCCTGTCTATTACTATCATATTCCATCTGTCACCGGTGTTGATG TGCTGGGGAGGGATGTGTTGGAAGGTATCGAGGAACTCATTCCCTCCTTCAGTGGAGTCAAGTTCTCTGGCAGTGACCTGATGGACTTTGGCCAGTGTGTCAGCTACAGTAAGCCCCACTGGTCATGCCTCTACGGTGTGGACGAG CAACTGCTTGCAGCCCTGGCTATGGGAGCACACGGAGCGGTTGGCAG CACGTATAACTACATGGGAAGCCATTTCAAAGAGCTCATGGCAGCGTTTGAGCAAGGCGACCTTGTCCAAGCCAGAACAATACAG TTCAAGATGCAAGAGCTTATCAGTTACGCCAAGAAACTTG GTTTCGACCTGGGAGTGAACAAGCAGCTGATGATCGAGTTGTCAGGCCTGTCTCTGGGGCCTCCTCGACTCCCCGTGATGCCTTGTCCTCCGAGTCTAGCCCTGTCCATTGTGCAGAAATATCACAATCTTTTCCCTAAATAA